A single Orcinus orca chromosome 2, mOrcOrc1.1, whole genome shotgun sequence DNA region contains:
- the LOC101272622 gene encoding ornithine decarboxylase-like isoform X2: MMTFLFEVELMKVARAHPKAKLVLRIATDDSKAVCRLSVKFDATLKTSRLLLEWAKELDIDVIGVSFHVGGGCTDLEIFVKAISDAHCVFDMGAEVGFDMYLLDIGGGFPESEDVKLKFEEITSVINPALDKYFPSDSGVRIIAEPGKYYVESAFMLSVNIIAKKLVLKEQTGSDDEDESSEQTFVYYVNDGVYGLFNCILYENAHVKPLLQKRPKPDEKYYSSSISGQTCDGLDCLVEHCNLPEMHVGNWMLFENMGAYTVAAANTFSGFQRPTIYYVMSGPTWHLMQQIQNHDFPPSIEEQDVGTVPVSCAWESGMKWHPAACASAPINV; encoded by the exons ATGAtgacatttttgtt TGAAGTTGAGTTGATGAAAGTTGCCAGGGCACATCCAAAGGCCAAGTTGGTTTTGCGGATTGCCACTGATGATTCCAAAGCAGTCTGTCGCCTCAGTGTCAAATTTGATGCCACACTCAAAACCAGCAGGCTTCTTTTGGAATGGGCGAAAGAGCTAGATATTGATGTCATTGGTGTCAGCTTCCACGTGGGAGGTGGTTGTACTGATCTGGAGATCTTTGTGAAGGCCATCTCTGATGCCCACTGTGTCTTTGACATGGGAGCTGAGGTTGGTTTCGACATGTATCTGCTTGATATTGGTGGTGGCTTTCCTGAATCTGAGGATGTAAAGCTTAAATTTGAAGAGATCACCAGTGTAATCAACCCAGCGTTGGACAAGTATTTTCCATCAGACTCTGGAGTGAGAATCATAGCTGAGCCAGGCAAATACTATGTTGAATCAGCTTTCATGCTATCAGTTAATATCATTGCCAAAAAACTCGTATTAAAGGAACAGACAGGCTCTGATGATGAAGATGAGTCAAGTGAACAGACATTTGTGTATTATGTGAATGATGGAGTATATGGATTATTCAACTGCATCCTCTACGAAAACGCACATGTGAAGCCTCTTCTGCAGAAGAGACCCAAACCAGATGAGAAGTATTATTCATCCAGCATCTCGGGACAGACCTGTGATGGCCTGGATTGCCTGGTTGAGCACTGTAACTTGCCCGAGATGCATGTGGGCAATTGGATGCTCTTTGAGAACATGGGTGCTTACACTGTCGCTGCTGCTAACACTTTCAGTGGATTCCAGAGACCGACCATCTACTATGTGATGTCAGGGCCAACATGGCATCTGATGCAGCAAATCCAGAACCACGATTTCCCACCCAGCATAGAGGAGCAAGATGTTGGCACTGTGCCTGTGTCATGTGCTTGGGAGAGTGGAATGAAATGGCACCCAGCAGCCTGTGCTTCAGCTCCTATTAATGTGTAG
- the LOC101272622 gene encoding ornithine decarboxylase-like isoform X1: MWDLPGPGLKPMSSALAGGFLTSVPPGKPEMMTFGSEVELMKVARAHPKAKLVLRIATDDSKAVCRLSVKFDATLKTSRLLLEWAKELDIDVIGVSFHVGGGCTDLEIFVKAISDAHCVFDMGAEVGFDMYLLDIGGGFPESEDVKLKFEEITSVINPALDKYFPSDSGVRIIAEPGKYYVESAFMLSVNIIAKKLVLKEQTGSDDEDESSEQTFVYYVNDGVYGLFNCILYENAHVKPLLQKRPKPDEKYYSSSISGQTCDGLDCLVEHCNLPEMHVGNWMLFENMGAYTVAAANTFSGFQRPTIYYVMSGPTWHLMQQIQNHDFPPSIEEQDVGTVPVSCAWESGMKWHPAACASAPINV, encoded by the coding sequence atgtgggatcttcccggaccagggctcaaacccatgtcctctgcattggcaggcgggttcttaacctctgtgccaccagggaagcccgagatgatGACTTTTGGTAGTGAAGTTGAGTTGATGAAAGTTGCCAGGGCACATCCAAAGGCCAAGTTGGTTTTGCGGATTGCCACTGATGATTCCAAAGCAGTCTGTCGCCTCAGTGTCAAATTTGATGCCACACTCAAAACCAGCAGGCTTCTTTTGGAATGGGCGAAAGAGCTAGATATTGATGTCATTGGTGTCAGCTTCCACGTGGGAGGTGGTTGTACTGATCTGGAGATCTTTGTGAAGGCCATCTCTGATGCCCACTGTGTCTTTGACATGGGAGCTGAGGTTGGTTTCGACATGTATCTGCTTGATATTGGTGGTGGCTTTCCTGAATCTGAGGATGTAAAGCTTAAATTTGAAGAGATCACCAGTGTAATCAACCCAGCGTTGGACAAGTATTTTCCATCAGACTCTGGAGTGAGAATCATAGCTGAGCCAGGCAAATACTATGTTGAATCAGCTTTCATGCTATCAGTTAATATCATTGCCAAAAAACTCGTATTAAAGGAACAGACAGGCTCTGATGATGAAGATGAGTCAAGTGAACAGACATTTGTGTATTATGTGAATGATGGAGTATATGGATTATTCAACTGCATCCTCTACGAAAACGCACATGTGAAGCCTCTTCTGCAGAAGAGACCCAAACCAGATGAGAAGTATTATTCATCCAGCATCTCGGGACAGACCTGTGATGGCCTGGATTGCCTGGTTGAGCACTGTAACTTGCCCGAGATGCATGTGGGCAATTGGATGCTCTTTGAGAACATGGGTGCTTACACTGTCGCTGCTGCTAACACTTTCAGTGGATTCCAGAGACCGACCATCTACTATGTGATGTCAGGGCCAACATGGCATCTGATGCAGCAAATCCAGAACCACGATTTCCCACCCAGCATAGAGGAGCAAGATGTTGGCACTGTGCCTGTGTCATGTGCTTGGGAGAGTGGAATGAAATGGCACCCAGCAGCCTGTGCTTCAGCTCCTATTAATGTGTAG